The Diaphorobacter ruginosibacter genome contains a region encoding:
- a CDS encoding aromatic ring-hydroxylating oxygenase subunit alpha — MSDLSLQLQQAASQLPVSSYFDEALFQRELETIFQSAPRYVGHQLAVPNPGDYYALPQEGEGRALVRNAQGQVELISNVCRHRQAVMLKGRGSLQGHGKGHAGGNIVCPLHRWTYSPSGELLGAPHFAHDPCLSLNNYQLQEWNGLLFETRNGRDVRADLAGMGPLSELSFDGFVLSHVEMHECNYNWKTFIEVYLEDYHVGPFHPGLGNFVTCDDLKWEFAKEYSVQTVGVAPTFGKPGSEVYRTWHDVLLQYRDGKLPERGAIWLTYYPHIMVEWYPHVLTVSTLHPVSPTKTMNVVEFYYPEEIVAFEPEFVAAQKAAYMETAIEDDEIGERMDAGRKALLERGDNEVGPYQSPMEDGMQHFHEWYRSRMGDMLNGDPSAARR, encoded by the coding sequence ATGTCTGATTTAAGTCTTCAACTGCAGCAGGCCGCAAGCCAACTTCCAGTTTCCAGTTACTTCGACGAGGCGCTCTTCCAGCGCGAGCTGGAGACCATCTTCCAGTCAGCTCCCCGCTATGTGGGGCATCAACTCGCCGTACCCAACCCGGGTGACTACTACGCGCTTCCCCAGGAGGGAGAAGGCCGCGCGCTGGTGCGCAACGCGCAGGGCCAGGTCGAACTGATCTCCAATGTGTGCCGCCACCGCCAGGCCGTCATGCTCAAGGGGCGTGGCTCGCTGCAAGGCCATGGCAAAGGCCATGCGGGCGGCAACATCGTCTGCCCGCTGCACCGTTGGACCTACAGTCCCAGCGGCGAACTGCTGGGTGCGCCGCACTTCGCGCACGACCCGTGCCTGAGCCTCAACAACTACCAGCTCCAGGAATGGAACGGCCTGCTGTTCGAGACGCGCAACGGCCGCGACGTGCGTGCCGATCTGGCCGGCATGGGCCCGCTGTCGGAGCTGAGCTTCGACGGGTTCGTGCTCAGCCACGTCGAGATGCACGAGTGCAACTACAACTGGAAGACCTTCATCGAGGTCTATCTGGAGGACTACCACGTCGGTCCGTTCCATCCGGGCCTCGGCAACTTCGTGACCTGCGACGACCTGAAGTGGGAGTTCGCCAAGGAGTATTCGGTGCAGACCGTGGGCGTCGCGCCGACCTTTGGCAAGCCTGGCTCCGAGGTCTACCGGACCTGGCACGACGTGCTGCTGCAGTACCGTGACGGCAAGCTGCCCGAGCGCGGAGCGATCTGGCTCACCTACTATCCCCATATCATGGTGGAGTGGTACCCCCACGTGCTCACGGTCTCGACGCTGCATCCGGTCAGCCCGACCAAGACGATGAATGTCGTGGAGTTCTACTACCCCGAGGAAATCGTCGCGTTCGAGCCTGAGTTCGTGGCAGCGCAGAAGGCCGCCTATATGGAAACCGCCATCGAGGACGACGAGATCGGCGAGCGCATGGACGCGGGCCGCAAGGCGCTGCTCGAGCGTGGCGACAACGAGGTCGGCCCCTACCAGAGCCCGATGGAGGATGGCATGCAGCACTTCCACGAATGGTATCGCTCGCGCATGGGAGACATGCTGAACGGAGATCCATCCGCCGCGCGCCGCTGA
- the xseB gene encoding exodeoxyribonuclease VII small subunit encodes MPKAPAAADSKDPVSYEAALQELEELIERIESGDMPLEQMLAGYQRGASLLAFCRARLDAVQDQIKVLDEGKLQAWTQE; translated from the coding sequence ATGCCCAAGGCCCCAGCCGCAGCAGACTCCAAGGATCCCGTCAGCTATGAAGCTGCACTGCAGGAGCTGGAGGAACTCATCGAGCGCATCGAATCCGGCGACATGCCGCTCGAGCAGATGCTTGCCGGATATCAGCGCGGCGCCAGCCTGCTGGCATTCTGCCGCGCGCGTCTCGACGCGGTTCAGGATCAGATCAAGGTCCTCGACGAAGGCAAGCTGCAGGCGTGGACGCAGGAGTGA
- a CDS encoding polyprenyl synthetase family protein: MDSAVVLAQDFDFDAWQRVQRDEVEDCLSRWVSPEAPAGLGEAMRYAVLDGGKRLRPLLVLAASEAVGGLREAALRGACAAELIHAYSLVHDDMPCMDNDVLRRGKPTVHVQFGEAEALLAGDALQALAFELLTPETGVPAAMQATLCRMLARAAGADGMAGGQAIDLASVGKMLTEDQLRRMHRLKTGALLRACVVMGAACADAAEDAREALAEYGAAIGLAFQVVDDILDVIADSATLGKTAGKDAASDKPTYVSLLGLEPAQRYAEELREAAHAALARSGLSDTRALAALADAVVRRSH; encoded by the coding sequence ATGGATTCCGCAGTGGTGCTTGCACAAGATTTTGATTTCGATGCCTGGCAGCGCGTGCAGCGCGACGAGGTGGAAGACTGCCTTTCGCGCTGGGTGAGCCCCGAGGCGCCCGCGGGCCTGGGCGAGGCCATGCGCTATGCCGTGCTTGACGGTGGCAAGCGGCTGCGTCCGCTGCTGGTGCTGGCCGCTTCCGAGGCCGTGGGCGGCCTGCGCGAGGCCGCGTTGCGCGGCGCCTGCGCTGCCGAGCTGATCCACGCTTACTCCCTGGTCCACGACGACATGCCCTGCATGGACAATGACGTGCTGCGAAGGGGCAAGCCCACGGTGCACGTGCAGTTCGGCGAGGCCGAGGCCTTGCTGGCGGGAGATGCATTGCAGGCCCTGGCCTTCGAACTTCTCACACCCGAGACCGGAGTGCCTGCCGCGATGCAGGCCACGCTGTGCCGCATGCTGGCGCGTGCGGCCGGCGCCGACGGCATGGCGGGCGGGCAGGCCATCGACCTGGCGAGTGTCGGCAAGATGCTGACCGAAGACCAACTGCGACGGATGCACCGCCTCAAGACGGGCGCGTTGCTGCGTGCCTGCGTGGTCATGGGTGCCGCGTGCGCGGACGCCGCGGAGGATGCGCGCGAGGCGCTGGCGGAATACGGCGCGGCCATCGGGCTGGCATTCCAGGTGGTCGACGACATCCTGGATGTGATCGCCGATTCCGCCACACTGGGCAAGACCGCAGGCAAGGATGCCGCAAGCGACAAGCCCACCTATGTGTCGCTGCTGGGCCTTGAGCCCGCGCAGCGATATGCCGAAGAGCTGCGCGAAGCGGCCCACGCGGCATTGGCCCGCTCGGGGCTGTCCGACACACGGGCATTGGCCGCACTGGCCGATGCGGTGGTGCGCCGCAGCCACTGA
- the dxs gene encoding 1-deoxy-D-xylulose-5-phosphate synthase, translating into MSTNSYPLLTTVNDPADLRRLSRADLKTLANELRAFVLESVSKTGGHLSSNLGTVELTVALHKVFSTPQDRIVWDVGHQSYPHKILTGRRDRMPSLRQLGGLSGFPLRTESEYDTFGTAHSSTSISAALGMALASKQKGENRFGIAVIGDGAMTAGMAFEALNNAGVADANLLVILNDNDMSISPPVGALNRYLAQLMSGQFYAKARDVGKQVLKPVPPLLELAKRLEQQAKGMVVPATLFEKFGFNYIGPIDGHDLDSLIPTLENIKSLKGPQFLHVVTKKGQGYKLAEADPVAYHGPGKFDPAVGLVKPATPSKQTFTQVFGDWLCDMAAQDSRLVGITPAMREGSGLVEFERRFPKRYYDVGIAEQHAVTFAAGMACEGVKPVVAIYSTFLQRAYDQLIHDVALQNLPVVFALDRAGLVGADGATHAGAYDIAFVRCIPNMSMACPADERECRQLLTTAYEQDHPVAVRYPRGAGVGVKPLEDLSSLPFGKGEVRRETQSAEAGRRLAILAFGTLLYPALEAAQALDATVVNMRWAKPLDTELLLEIARTHDEIVTVEEGCIMGGAGSAVLEALNAAGVVRPVLQLGLPDAFIEHGDPAKLLSLQGLDAAGIQASIEKRFGARRSVAAATPKVA; encoded by the coding sequence ATGTCCACGAATTCCTATCCCCTTTTGACGACTGTGAACGACCCGGCCGACCTGCGCCGGCTTTCGCGCGCGGATCTCAAGACGCTCGCCAACGAGTTGCGGGCGTTCGTGCTGGAGAGCGTGTCGAAGACGGGCGGCCACCTCTCGTCGAACCTCGGCACGGTCGAGCTCACCGTGGCGCTGCACAAGGTGTTCAGTACGCCGCAGGATCGCATCGTGTGGGACGTGGGTCACCAGTCCTATCCCCACAAGATCCTCACCGGGCGCCGCGACCGCATGCCGTCGCTGCGTCAGCTGGGCGGTCTGTCCGGATTTCCGCTGCGCACGGAAAGCGAATACGACACCTTTGGCACGGCGCATTCGAGCACCAGCATTTCCGCTGCGCTCGGCATGGCGCTGGCCTCCAAGCAGAAGGGCGAGAACCGCTTCGGCATCGCGGTGATCGGCGACGGCGCGATGACGGCCGGTATGGCGTTCGAGGCTCTCAACAACGCGGGCGTGGCCGATGCGAACCTGCTGGTGATCCTGAACGACAACGACATGAGCATCAGCCCACCGGTGGGTGCACTGAACCGTTATCTGGCGCAACTGATGAGCGGCCAGTTCTATGCGAAGGCGCGCGACGTGGGCAAGCAGGTGCTCAAGCCCGTGCCGCCGCTGCTCGAACTGGCCAAGCGCCTGGAGCAGCAGGCCAAGGGCATGGTGGTGCCGGCCACGCTGTTCGAGAAGTTCGGCTTCAACTACATCGGCCCGATCGATGGACATGACCTGGACTCGCTGATTCCCACGCTCGAGAACATCAAGAGCCTGAAGGGCCCGCAATTCCTGCATGTGGTCACGAAGAAGGGCCAGGGCTACAAGCTGGCCGAAGCCGATCCGGTGGCCTATCACGGTCCGGGCAAGTTCGATCCGGCCGTGGGCCTGGTCAAGCCCGCCACGCCCTCCAAGCAGACCTTCACCCAGGTCTTCGGCGACTGGCTGTGCGACATGGCGGCCCAGGATTCGCGCCTGGTCGGCATCACGCCCGCCATGCGCGAGGGCTCGGGGCTGGTGGAGTTCGAGCGCAGGTTTCCCAAGCGCTACTACGACGTGGGCATTGCCGAGCAGCACGCGGTCACCTTTGCCGCGGGCATGGCCTGCGAAGGCGTGAAGCCGGTGGTCGCGATCTATTCGACCTTCCTGCAGCGCGCCTATGACCAGCTGATCCACGACGTGGCCCTGCAGAACCTGCCCGTGGTGTTCGCTCTCGACCGCGCAGGTCTGGTGGGCGCCGATGGCGCCACGCACGCGGGTGCCTATGACATTGCCTTCGTGCGCTGCATTCCCAACATGAGCATGGCATGCCCTGCCGACGAGCGCGAATGCCGCCAGTTGCTGACCACCGCCTACGAGCAGGACCATCCCGTGGCGGTGCGCTATCCACGTGGTGCGGGTGTAGGCGTGAAGCCTCTCGAGGACCTCTCTTCCCTGCCATTCGGCAAGGGCGAAGTGCGCCGCGAGACGCAGTCCGCCGAGGCGGGCAGGCGCCTTGCGATCCTTGCCTTCGGCACGTTGCTGTACCCGGCGCTCGAAGCCGCGCAGGCACTCGATGCCACGGTCGTGAACATGCGCTGGGCCAAGCCGCTCGACACGGAGCTGCTGCTCGAGATCGCCCGCACGCATGACGAGATCGTCACAGTGGAAGAGGGCTGCATCATGGGTGGTGCCGGCAGTGCCGTGCTCGAGGCGCTGAATGCGGCCGGCGTGGTGCGTCCGGTGCTCCAGCTCGGTCTGCCGGATGCCTTCATCGAGCATGGCGATCCGGCCAAGCTGCTGTCGCTGCAGGGGCTCGACGCGGCGGGCATCCAGGCGTCGATCGAGAAGCGTTTCGGTGCACGCCGCTCCGTGGCAGCCGCCACGCCCAAGGTCGCCTGA
- a CDS encoding TRAP transporter substrate-binding protein produces MDRRSIIKQAGIAGVLAAGVAPAVHAQAAVRWRLASSFPKSLDTIFGSAEKMSAAVKAMSGGKFEISVHPAGELMPAFGVVDALQADTIDMAESAAYYFTGKDPIFAFSCAVPFGLTTLQMNAWKDHGNGRKLLDAFFEKYNFRTFSAGNTTTQMGGWYRKEIKGVADLKGLKMRLGGGVFGEAMAKLGVVGQNMPAGDVYQALEKGTLDAVEFVGPYDDEKLGFNKVAPYYYYPGWWEGSADLEFFVNRKKFDALSPENKAILEAATRWAAMDMTSKYQTVNPIAIKRLVANKTQLKAFPKAVMDAGFKASMEVFAEHEAKSPEFKKIHQDMRAFQRDQILWNRFSEFPFNQYMNSVKI; encoded by the coding sequence ATGGATCGTCGTTCCATCATCAAGCAGGCCGGTATTGCTGGCGTGCTCGCAGCCGGTGTTGCACCAGCCGTTCACGCGCAGGCCGCCGTGCGCTGGCGCCTGGCATCGAGCTTCCCCAAGTCGCTGGACACGATCTTCGGCAGCGCCGAGAAGATGTCGGCCGCCGTCAAGGCCATGTCGGGCGGCAAGTTCGAGATTTCCGTGCACCCCGCTGGTGAACTGATGCCCGCTTTCGGCGTGGTGGATGCGCTGCAGGCCGACACCATCGACATGGCCGAATCTGCGGCCTACTACTTCACCGGCAAGGACCCGATCTTCGCCTTCAGCTGCGCGGTGCCGTTCGGCCTGACCACGCTGCAGATGAATGCGTGGAAGGACCATGGCAACGGCCGCAAGCTGCTGGACGCGTTCTTCGAGAAGTACAACTTCCGCACCTTCAGTGCCGGCAACACCACCACCCAGATGGGTGGCTGGTACCGCAAGGAAATCAAGGGCGTGGCCGATCTCAAGGGCCTGAAGATGCGCCTGGGCGGCGGCGTGTTCGGCGAGGCGATGGCCAAGCTGGGCGTGGTCGGCCAGAACATGCCCGCGGGTGACGTGTACCAGGCTCTGGAAAAGGGCACGCTGGACGCCGTGGAGTTCGTCGGTCCCTACGACGACGAGAAGCTGGGCTTCAACAAGGTGGCTCCGTACTATTACTACCCAGGCTGGTGGGAAGGTTCCGCCGACCTGGAGTTCTTCGTCAACCGCAAGAAGTTCGATGCGCTGTCGCCGGAGAACAAGGCCATCCTGGAAGCCGCAACGCGTTGGGCTGCGATGGACATGACCTCCAAGTACCAGACCGTGAACCCGATCGCCATCAAGCGCCTCGTGGCCAACAAGACGCAGCTGAAGGCTTTCCCGAAGGCCGTGATGGATGCGGGCTTCAAGGCTTCGATGGAAGTGTTTGCCGAGCACGAAGCCAAGTCGCCGGAGTTCAAGAAGATCCACCAGGACATGCGTGCTTTCCAGCGCGACCAGATCCTGTGGAATCGCTTCTCCGAATTCCCGTTCAACCAGTACATGAACTCGGTGAAGATCTAA